Below is a genomic region from Macaca fascicularis isolate 582-1 chromosome 18, T2T-MFA8v1.1.
TTTTTGTgtgttatttattatataaaactgcacataaaaaatgaaatgacaacTGTCTTTTCTGCTTGATATTTAAATTATTGGTGGCTTTCAGTAGAGTGTTGGAGGCTACTACCAAAGCCATATTACAGAGAATCGAGAAATGattgggaagaagagaaaaggggctgggcacggtggctcctgtctgtaatcccagcagtttgggaggatcTCTCAAGcctcggagttcaagaccagactgggcaatatagtgagaaccacacatctctaaaataaaaaacagaaggaaaaatgacAGTTCAGCATCAGACTGGTATTCTGAAAGTCTTGTCAAGGGAAAAGGGAAATGCAGGTATAGCTAGAAAGATGAAAGGGTAGGTTTGATATTTATAAAGATGAGACTTTTTTTGAACATGACTAGTCTTTttacatatgttatctcatttagttCTTCGCATTGAAGTAGATATCATGTTTTACTGAtgaaaaattgaggctcagagaggttacatTATACTGGTAGTAAGATGGGAATAAGAGTACCTACCATAGGccactgttgtgaggattaaatggggaCAGTCTTTGTCAGAGTAAGAGATCAACTTTGGAGACTTTCTCTTTGAGGAAGCCCTGGGCCTTCATAACAGTGCTTGGCCAGAGTAAGTACTCCATAGATGCTAGCTATCGTTAGATATTTTAAAGTCTCACTTCATAAAAATCGGTCCCCTGAAATTTAGGAGAAGGTACATCAATAATTTctattgtgtttctttgttttttagagatgggagtctcactatgttgcccaggcaagtctcgaactcctagtctcaagtgatcctcccaccttggcctcccaaagtcttgggattataggcatgagccaccggtgCCTGGCAAATTCTGTTCTTAATGTTTCAAAACTGCTTTTTTTCCACTCAGTCATTTAATTGTCCCATTGGAAATACAGTTTAGTTGCATACTTATTCCTATCCAATTGAAGTAATAATTCCATATTGATATCTTTACATACTAACTTTAGGTGTTATGtattctgtttttgctttgttttataattttgggtttttttgtttgtttgttttatgtttttgtgtttttttaaactcCAGAATTAAACAACCACCATGTCGAGCAAAAAGGCAAAGACCAAGACCACCAAGAAGCGCCCTCAGCGCGCAACATCCAATGTGTTTGCCATGTTTGACCAGTCACAGATTCAGGAGTTCAAAGAGGCCTTCAACATGATTGATCAGAATAGAGATGGTTTCATCGACAAGGAAGATTTGCATGATATGCTTGCTTCTCTAGGTAgactttatattctttatttgtattttcccaaaaataataatttgtctatgaatcatttttttgtgtgtgatgtacAAATATTTCTCTCCTTGTCTCAGAAGGCTTCTAGAGAGATTTCCAGGTGTGGGAGGTGCCATTTTGGGGCTTGGCCAGTCATATGGGGATAAGCCTATAAGGTTGGGGACCTGGCAGATGCTGTGCCCAGGTAGACTAACATTCCTGTTAGCTAAATTTTTTAGGTCTCTAGATGGAAAGCCAAGGCATGGCTAGGCAGCAAAATACCAGAGTTTCAAATAAGTATAGCTAAATGATATACTCAATAAAGGTTGAGTACGGGTTATAAACAAGGAGTGACAGTAAGTGATGATGGTTATCTCTGCAGAGGAGGGGCAGTGCGACTGGAAAGGGGAACAGGGAAGACTTTCACAATATTTTGTATGACTTTTTTTAATaactaaagaaaatgtaaagatacAGGATTTAAAGCACACATAAACAGCCATTTGTATGTTGGTATATGGGTGTTAATATTCCTTTTatgattttgttattgtttcttttgatcttaAAAAGAAGGACAGGAGGCAGCATCCTACATGTTCTGCCCAGAGTCAGCAGTTATTTTACAGTTGGGAGTCAAGGAACTGCAGGCAAATGAGACCTTGATAGGCCAAAGCGGAGGGGGTGAGGCAGGCTGGGAGCGGGTCAGGGATGGCCTACAGTGAGACTTTGCACTCTGTCCTACTGCTTGGCTGACTGgccaaaaaggcaaagaaagaggtgggggttttttttttcttttaatgcctaCAAAATGATTAGCTAGCTTTTATTCTTCTAActtttgattttgattatttctccTGACACACTGAAAGTAAAGTTTAGGTGTGTACTTATTCCTATCCAAcatatgattttgaaaaattttaagcctacaaaaagtggaaagaacGTTATAGTGAACACCTATACATCTTTAGCTATATTCActgattgttaacattttgtaaCTTTTGTTTATCCAAGGTGAGAGTAGAATCAAAGATTTTTATCTGATTTGTTGACTTGCAGTGAGATTATAACCTAGTGTTTCTCACATTCAGAATGTCTGAGTATATTCTTGGGCAAGTCAGTACTGAAGAAGGCCTCTGAGGAAAATTGAGGAACTTAGCCGTCTTCCAAAGATTGAACTCTCAAGTCTATACTCTGCttataatagatgctcaatagatatttgttgaatgaacaagtTGTGGTAGAGTCAGAGGTTGTCTTTGAGGCCTTCTGTTTTGCAGAAACCCATCCTTTTAAAGATATGTGTTAAAAGAACAACTTCAGCCTAATTAAATTTAAGggagtttaactgagcaatgaacaatttgcGAATCAGGTatcccccagaatcacagcagattcacagagactccagtACAGCCACGTGGtagaagaagatttatagacaaaaaaagggaaatgacgTACAGAAGTTGGAAGTGAGGTATGGAATGGCTGGATTGATTACAGCTCGGCATATggcttatttgaacatggtttgaacactcagcagtgtatgaatggttgaagtatggctgctgggattggccaagacttaGCAATTGTTACAGGCTcgtactcctaagttaggttttcaatcttgtcggactattaagctaggttatagttcatccacaaggactcagaTGACAAGTACGGAGTCTTTCTccggccatatttagtttgctttagcatatatatttactttttaggGGAACCTTCATACAttattggtaggaatgtaaataagtacagccactgtggaggaCAGTATGGCGGTTCCTCAGAGAACTACAAATAGGAGCTCTCCcacgtgatccagcaatcccactgctaggtacatacccccaaaaaaggaaatgagtagTATAATTGAAGAGGTACTGCACTCCCGtgtttattccagcactattcacagcagCCATGATTTGAAAACACCATAAGTATCCATCACCAggaacagatttaaaaaatgtggtagttatgtacaatggaatactattcggccataaaaaatgagatcctgtcattgcaACATGATGGAATggaagacattatattaagtgaaataagccaggcacagaaagatacaCTTCACATGTTCTTACACATTTATGGGagctaaaagttaaaataattgaactcgtGGAGATGGAAAGcagaaggatggttatcagagactgggaagggtggggAGAAGAATGGGAATGGTTAATAGATACAAAAGtatagatagaatgaataagatctagtatttgatagaacAACAAGGTGACTGCAGTCAGcagtaatttattgtacattttaaaataactcagtaTAGTTGGAATGTtggtaacacaaagaaatgataagtgctTGAAGGGATGGCTATGccatttaccttgatgtgattattatgcactatatgcctgtatcaaagtatctcatgtaccccataaatacatacacctccTGTGTACCCATAACaattgaaataaatatgaattttcaaAAGATACGTATTTACCTTTCAAATCAACAGATTACATTGCGTGTTTTGAGCGGGTCCGTAAGTGCTTAGCCTAAACCAATTCATTTTAAATCCCTGTAGCTTTTTGTACCCTAGAGTTCTCTTCACACCTTTTGGTTACAGTTTTTCTTCCCCCCAAAAAATGCTGCAAGTGATTGGGTTAAATCTGGAGGTAGGAAagtagatctttttttttcttcttctttttttttttttttttttttgagatggagtctcgctgtgtcacccaggctggagtgcagtggcgtgatgtcagctcactgcaagctctgcctcccatgttcatgccattctcctgcctcagcctcccaagtagctgggactacaggcacctgccaccatgcctggctaattttttgtatttttagtacagacggggtttcaccgtgttagccaggatgatcttaaTCCCCTGgcattgtgatccgcccgccttggcctcccaaagagctgggattacaggtgtgagccaccgcgcccagccgaaagtAGATCTTTTTAGCTACTTTAACTTATTCAGTGAATCTTGAGTTTAATTTTGGGCTAATTTTGATATTGGAGCATTGAGTAAGTGTAATCAGGTAGGATTGGAATGCAGTGAAATAGATGCCAACATGATGTTTAAATTTCACCCAAATTCCCAGAGTTAAAACTTACATATGAACTATAATTGTAGCTTTGATTGTCATTCTAGCTTTGGCTTAGTTGGGTGTAATTTTGAGATGCTTCCTTAGATACGAATATCTGactaatatatattcttttcatgtAAAATCATATAAACTTAATGTTGGAAGATACCTTTGAGATACAAACTTTAACCAGTCAgtgttagatttttttaaaaaagaagtaaattctaCATAGGGCAGCACTGAATGAAGGATCTGGAATACTGGGTTTGAATGCCAGTTCTGCCACTTCCTCCTATGTCCCACAACCAGTGgtagaactgggattcaaacccagtaTTCCAGACCGTTGGTTCAGTGCTGCTTCCCCCACACCGTGGGGCCTCAGAAACACtcccaccatgtctggccattCCAGGGAGATTTCTTCCAGCTCCTAGGGAAAGGCCAGGGGAGTTCACCGCTGCACTAAAAGAACTGTTCACACTTGGGATGGAGATTAAGATTTCCCATTACAAACAATACCAAACAAGACCACAGTTCAATGACGTGTGTAAACAGTGTTTGAAGATATCTAACATTGTTCAAAATAAGCTCCCAATTCAAAACCATGCTAATAGTTTAAACTTAAATGGCCAACTTATAAATACAACTTTGAAGCATACCAACTCATGGGCATCCGTACCACAACTGGAAATGTGAATATTTAGATTGTTTTGAATGACTCTATTGAACCGACTCCCCTGATGAACCGTTGATGTTATCAGCATTCAGgatataggctgggcgtggtgatgcacacctgcaatcctgtcatgttgggaggccaaggcagatggatcacttgagctcaggagttcaaggccagcctgggcagcatagtgaaacccagtctttacaaaaaataaaaaattagctgggcgtggtggcacatgtctgtagtcccccccaaaaaaaaaagttgtaataaTGTGGTACTGCCCGgcttcaggtttttgttttgtttttaatgaaaaataagagaaagttcACATAAACGAATAAATAGCCTTCAGTGTAAACCtggaatacatttttataatgatgtatcaaatattttttaagttgtcaaaaataatctttttaaaatgttcttaaagtTAATTGAAAAATTGGTGTCAAatgatgtaaatttttaaaatatgttgggGAGCATAATAGTGAAATAACTACTGAAGTtagatttttttgtctttaaatgttaaaatgtgcatttttaacagGGAAGAATCCCACTGATGCATACCTTGATGCCATGATGAATGAGGCACCAGGGCCCATCAATTTCACCATGTTCCTCACCATGTTTGGTGAGAAGTTAAATGGCACGGATCCTGAAGATGTCATCAGAAATGCTTTTGCTTGCTTTGATGAAGAAGCAACAGGTGAGCACTATTTGGTTATGCCCAGCCTCATTCCAGACTGTATGAAGTACTTCTCTTGAAATAgaaagggttttctttttttacctttgGGAAAATACTTGCTTAAGAATAATTTTGTAAGAATATGATCTGTTTCTGAGCTTTTAAATGATTTGATCTAATATTAACACAGAACTCTAAGAATAATTGGAAAACATAATGGTATAGTTCATATAGCCTTAGTTCACTAACTAACTTTGTTTCTAGATATggatattctgaaatattttataagattgACTAGCTTTAGAAATGAACCGTTAAAGTGCCAGGAAGTAGTGATGACTGCTTGCTTCTTTCTGTTGCCTTCCAGGCACCATTCAGGAAGATTACCTGAGAGAGCTGCTGACAACCATGGGGGATCGGTTTACGGATGAGGAAGTGGATGAGCTGTACAGAGAAGCACCTATTGACAAAAAGGGGAATTTCAATTACATCGAGTTCACGCGCATCCTGAAACACGGAGCAAAAGACAAAGATGACTGAAAGAACTT
It encodes:
- the MYL12B gene encoding myosin regulatory light chain 12B, translated to MSSKKAKTKTTKKRPQRATSNVFAMFDQSQIQEFKEAFNMIDQNRDGFIDKEDLHDMLASLGKNPTDAYLDAMMNEAPGPINFTMFLTMFGEKLNGTDPEDVIRNAFACFDEEATGTIQEDYLRELLTTMGDRFTDEEVDELYREAPIDKKGNFNYIEFTRILKHGAKDKDD